From the Streptomyces sp. Tu 2975 genome, one window contains:
- a CDS encoding serine/threonine-protein kinase — protein MSGRAHQGTVFKPLGEDDPKHVAGYKLAARLGAGGMGKVYLSYTPGGRAVAIKVIRPDFGQDAEFRRRFAQEVQAAQRVQGLFTAPVIDADADAEQPWLATAYVPGPSLADAVAQHGKLPVQTVLLLVAGIAEALQIIHGAGIVHRDLKPANVLLAADGPRVIDFGIARAADATSLTSSGVTIGTPSFMAPEQAAGSHVTPATDIFALGQLTAYAATGKAAFGEGTSHGVLYRIVHEEPDLTGLPDELRELVTRCMVKEPENRPSVAEILSICQAANAETVLRRPEEWLPSAVAAEITTRKAAPAPPVTPAAGQPAVTPPPAAPRPRPRPPRPTSRPRTPRRRRRLPDSVPPRSRRRTSSRRSSRSST, from the coding sequence ATGAGTGGCCGCGCACACCAGGGAACGGTCTTCAAGCCGCTGGGTGAGGACGATCCGAAGCACGTCGCCGGATACAAGCTCGCCGCTCGCCTCGGCGCCGGCGGCATGGGCAAGGTCTACCTCTCCTACACGCCCGGAGGACGTGCCGTCGCCATCAAGGTGATCCGGCCCGACTTCGGCCAGGACGCCGAGTTCCGGCGTCGTTTCGCGCAGGAGGTACAGGCCGCGCAGCGGGTGCAGGGCCTGTTCACGGCGCCCGTCATCGACGCCGACGCCGACGCCGAGCAGCCCTGGCTGGCCACCGCCTACGTCCCCGGCCCGTCCCTCGCGGACGCCGTGGCCCAGCACGGCAAACTGCCGGTGCAGACGGTGCTGTTGCTGGTGGCGGGCATCGCCGAGGCGCTGCAGATCATCCACGGCGCCGGCATCGTCCACCGTGACCTCAAGCCCGCCAACGTCCTTCTGGCCGCGGACGGCCCGCGCGTCATCGACTTCGGCATCGCGCGCGCCGCCGACGCCACCTCGCTCACCAGCAGCGGGGTCACCATCGGCACGCCCTCGTTCATGGCGCCCGAGCAGGCCGCGGGCAGCCATGTCACCCCCGCCACCGACATCTTCGCGCTCGGCCAGCTCACGGCGTACGCGGCGACGGGCAAGGCGGCGTTCGGCGAAGGAACTTCGCACGGCGTGCTCTACCGGATCGTGCACGAGGAGCCCGACCTCACCGGCCTCCCGGACGAGCTGCGCGAGCTGGTGACGCGCTGCATGGTCAAGGAGCCGGAGAACCGGCCCTCCGTCGCCGAGATCCTGAGCATCTGCCAGGCGGCCAACGCGGAGACGGTGCTGCGGCGCCCGGAGGAGTGGCTGCCGAGCGCAGTGGCCGCCGAGATCACGACGCGCAAGGCGGCGCCGGCGCCGCCGGTCACCCCCGCCGCCGGTCAGCCGGCCGTGACCCCGCCGCCGGCCGCCCCCAGGCCCCGGCCGCGCCCGCCCCGACCCACCAGCCGACCGCGCACGCCGCGCCGTCGACGCCGCCTCCCGGATTCGGTCCCGCCCCGCAGCCGCAGGCGCACCAGCAGCCGCCGGTCCAGCCGCAGCAGCACATGA